A region of Diceros bicornis minor isolate mBicDic1 chromosome 9, mDicBic1.mat.cur, whole genome shotgun sequence DNA encodes the following proteins:
- the RGCC gene encoding regulator of cell cycle RGCC, which yields MGMVMESTSGGGWVLKDNEKQGAATAWLSFSNRAMNVSYPWEWWRPPPGPGTGWPPRPHHLSPPSLPPAPALDSAAAGDLTDALCEFDAVLADFASPFHERHFHYEEHLERMKRRSSASVSDSSGFSDSESADSLYRNSFNFSDEKLNSPTDSPAALLSPPVTPRRAKLGDTKELEDFIADLDRTLASM from the exons ATGGGCATGGTAATGGAAAGCACTTCGGGGGGTGGTTGGGTATTAAAAGATAACGAGAAGCAAGGGGCAGCGACAGCGTGGCTGTCATTTAGCAATCGCGCAATGAATGTTAGTTATCCTTGGGAATGGTGGCGGCCCCCTCCAGGCCCCGGAACGGGGTGGCCGCCCCGCCCCCATCACCTGAGCCCTccgtccctgcccccagccccggcATTGGACTCGGCGGCCGCCGGGGACCTGACGGACGCGCTGTGCGAGTTTGACGCGGTGCTGGCCGATTTCGCGTCGCCCTTCCACGAGCGCCACTTCCACTACGAGGAGCACCTGGAGCGCATGAAGCGGCGGAGCAGCGCCAGCGTCAGCGACAGCAGCGGCTTCAGCGACTCCGAGA GTGCAGATTCACTTTATAGGAACAGCTTCAACTTCAGTGATGAGAAACTGAATTCTCCAACAGACTCTCCTGCAGCTCTGCTCTCTCCCCCTGTCACTCCTCGGAGAG CCAAACTAGGAGACACAAAAGAACTAGAAGACTTTATTGCTGATCTTGACAGAACGTTAGCAA GTATGTGA